One segment of Stomatobaculum sp. F0698 DNA contains the following:
- a CDS encoding ATP--guanido phosphotransferase, producing the protein MLKWYEQVKMEPGKYYVSNRIRLARNWSEYHFPRRLRNDEASEMVQRMRDALQELPLQQHENVRDCLLTEVPEIRRMAMRERRVLSSSILERKAPVGLFLSESENLSLVLNGDDHIRLQLMGPNLGMEELYRNIDRLDDYMNRQFEYAFDAHYGYLTSFPTNVGTGMRANIVLHLPMLAQSKQFPKLLESLGQFGVNIRGVYGDGKENHGSLFDLSNARTLGVSEQEIMNLVKKTAMQLNSEEEKLRTYSIESNRLERTDEVFRAYGFLKYARRVSIREALRNLSAVMAGITDGLARTEQELSIYALYLGVQPSNLIAAEKEPVDREKIDILRANYLRRMLPELIER; encoded by the coding sequence ATGCTTAAGTGGTATGAGCAGGTCAAGATGGAGCCCGGAAAGTATTATGTATCGAACCGGATTCGTCTCGCCCGCAACTGGTCGGAATATCACTTTCCGCGACGGCTTCGAAATGACGAGGCGAGCGAAATGGTTCAGCGCATGCGGGACGCCCTTCAGGAACTCCCGCTACAGCAGCACGAGAATGTACGAGACTGTCTCCTCACGGAAGTTCCGGAGATACGCCGTATGGCCATGCGCGAGCGCCGTGTACTGAGTTCCAGTATTTTAGAGCGAAAGGCGCCGGTGGGACTGTTTTTATCGGAGAGTGAGAATCTTTCGCTGGTGTTAAACGGGGATGACCATATCCGCCTCCAGCTTATGGGGCCGAATCTCGGAATGGAGGAGCTCTACCGAAATATCGATCGGCTGGACGATTATATGAATCGTCAGTTTGAGTACGCGTTTGACGCGCATTACGGTTATCTCACTTCTTTTCCGACCAATGTCGGCACGGGAATGCGCGCAAATATCGTTTTGCATTTGCCGATGCTTGCGCAGAGCAAGCAGTTTCCGAAGCTCTTGGAGTCTCTCGGGCAATTCGGCGTTAATATCCGCGGAGTCTACGGCGACGGTAAGGAAAACCACGGTTCGCTCTTCGATCTCAGCAATGCACGCACGCTCGGCGTATCCGAGCAGGAAATCATGAACTTGGTCAAGAAGACCGCAATGCAGTTAAACAGTGAAGAGGAGAAACTCAGAACCTATTCAATCGAATCCAATCGCCTGGAACGAACGGATGAGGTGTTCCGCGCCTATGGCTTTTTGAAGTATGCGAGACGGGTCAGCATACGAGAGGCACTCCGCAATCTCTCGGCTGTGATGGCCGGAATTACGGACGGGCTTGCGAGGACCGAACAGGAATTGAGTATCTATGCGCTGTATCTCGGAGTACAGCCTTCCAATTTGATTGCGGCGGAAAAAGAGCCGGTCGATCGGGAAAAAATAGATATACTCCGTGCGAATTATCTGAGAAGGATGTTGCCGGAGTTGATTGAGCGCTGA
- a CDS encoding GntR family transcriptional regulator: MKLCIDFNSDEAFYIQLINQIILGIAMEQFQEGDSLPSVRQMADLVGINMHTVNKAYNILRQEGFIKLDRRRGAVISIDMDKLRVLEDMKRELSVCLARGICNGVSRDEAHQLVDGLYDAFSKCEAEE; the protein is encoded by the coding sequence ATGAAATTATGTATTGATTTTAACAGCGATGAGGCTTTTTATATCCAGCTGATCAACCAGATTATACTTGGAATCGCGATGGAGCAGTTTCAGGAGGGTGATTCTCTCCCCTCGGTGCGACAGATGGCAGATTTGGTCGGAATCAATATGCACACGGTAAATAAGGCGTATAACATATTGCGCCAAGAGGGCTTCATCAAACTGGATCGGCGGAGAGGTGCCGTCATCTCTATCGATATGGACAAACTTCGTGTACTGGAGGATATGAAACGAGAACTTTCGGTCTGTCTGGCGCGCGGGATTTGTAACGGAGTGAGTCGTGATGAGGCTCACCAGCTGGTAGACGGCTTGTACGACGCTTTCAGTAAATGTGAAGCGGAGGAGTGA
- a CDS encoding UvrB/UvrC motif-containing protein, with protein MLCERCKKREATILYREFGTNGEKTELRLCESCARKMNIGSDLVDFEDDLSFGVMLSAFFTGQSEEKKVDYDRVICPDCKTRYTDFVRQSRFGCPSCYEVFDVLMRDNIKQLQGSDIHKGKRPKYGLRMRPESEAREMAVNEGSEKETAVAPASSPEVERRIQIRGLRVQLNAAVREENYVRAAEIRDRIRALEKEDGDA; from the coding sequence ATGTTATGTGAGCGATGCAAAAAACGAGAGGCGACCATTCTTTACCGGGAATTCGGAACGAACGGGGAGAAGACAGAACTTCGGCTCTGTGAGTCCTGTGCGCGGAAGATGAATATCGGAAGCGACCTGGTTGATTTCGAGGATGATCTTTCCTTCGGAGTCATGTTGTCGGCCTTTTTTACCGGACAGAGCGAAGAGAAGAAGGTGGATTATGACCGGGTGATTTGTCCGGACTGTAAGACGCGCTATACGGATTTTGTGCGGCAGTCGCGTTTCGGCTGCCCGAGCTGTTATGAAGTGTTCGATGTGCTGATGCGCGATAATATCAAACAGTTACAGGGATCCGATATTCACAAGGGAAAACGCCCCAAGTACGGCCTTCGCATGCGCCCGGAATCCGAGGCGCGAGAAATGGCGGTCAACGAGGGCAGTGAGAAAGAGACAGCTGTGGCTCCCGCCTCGTCTCCCGAAGTCGAGAGACGCATTCAGATTCGAGGTTTGCGTGTTCAATTGAACGCGGCCGTACGAGAGGAGAATTACGTTCGCGCGGCGGAAATCCGCGACCGGATACGAGCTCTGGAAAAGGAGGACGGCGATGCTTAA